In bacterium, a single window of DNA contains:
- a CDS encoding HigA family addiction module antitoxin has protein sequence MSYTNDQARAIRPIHPGEMLREDFMPDFKLTTASLAASLGVSRQTINELLRERRAVSPEMALRLARLFGNMPEFWLNAQRAVDLWDVARTMQSSVMQICPLKAS, from the coding sequence ATGAGTTACACAAACGATCAGGCACGTGCCATCAGACCGATTCATCCAGGTGAGATGCTACGTGAGGATTTCATGCCTGATTTCAAGCTGACTACCGCTTCGCTGGCTGCTTCATTGGGTGTTTCGCGGCAAACGATCAATGAACTGCTTCGAGAGCGACGTGCGGTCAGCCCTGAGATGGCCCTGCGATTGGCGCGATTGTTCGGAAACATGCCAGAATTCTGGTTGAATGCCCAGCGGGCCGTGGACCTCTGGGATGTTGCCCGAACCATGCAGTCGAGCGTGATGCAGATATGTCCGCTGAAGGCCTCCTGA
- the crcB gene encoding fluoride efflux transporter CrcB, whose amino-acid sequence MRLLNLLVVMAGAGLGGGLRYALGGWVAQRWGAAFPWNTLAVNLSGSFLLGLLVALSLERDLVSPPLRLFLGVGLLGGYTTFSTLAWESLALIQQGCLLQGAANLLGSPLLGLAAAVAGLVLGRMI is encoded by the coding sequence GTGAGGCTGCTCAATCTGCTGGTGGTGATGGCGGGAGCGGGCCTGGGTGGCGGCCTGCGCTATGCCCTGGGCGGCTGGGTGGCCCAGCGCTGGGGCGCCGCCTTTCCTTGGAATACGCTGGCCGTCAACCTGAGCGGCTCATTCCTGCTCGGCCTGCTGGTGGCCCTTTCCCTCGAGCGCGACCTCGTGTCACCGCCGCTGCGCCTCTTCCTGGGGGTGGGGCTGCTGGGGGGCTACACCACCTTCTCCACCCTGGCCTGGGAAAGCCTTGCCCTCATCCAGCAGGGCTGCCTGCTGCAGGGTGCGGCCAACCTGCTGGGCAGCCCGCTGCTGGGGCTGGCGGCAGCGGTGGCGGGGCTGGTCCTGGGGAGGATGATATGA
- a CDS encoding type II toxin-antitoxin system RelE/ParE family toxin yields MIKSFADKATRELYTNGTCRRIPPDLARRARRRLEYIDHASRIEDLQVPPSNRLHSLGGDRQGQYAISINDQWRIVFKWIDGDAYDVEIADYH; encoded by the coding sequence ATGATCAAGAGCTTCGCCGACAAGGCAACTCGAGAATTGTACACAAATGGCACCTGCAGGCGTATCCCGCCCGATCTTGCAAGGCGTGCGCGTCGCAGGCTGGAGTACATTGATCACGCATCGAGAATTGAGGATCTACAAGTACCGCCAAGCAATCGTTTGCATTCGTTAGGTGGTGATCGACAAGGACAGTACGCCATTTCAATTAATGATCAATGGAGAATTGTCTTTAAGTGGATCGATGGGGATGCTTACGATGTTGAAATTGCAGATTACCATTAG
- a CDS encoding cation:proton antiporter yields MPALLPDIVIIFALAVVAALACHRLRLPMPIGLLLVGVLAGPDALGLVRGVHEIELLSEIGVVLLLFVIGLEFSLADLAQLKRHFLVGGSVQFFGTAGLVGAGLLLAGVTPPQGLYLGFVIALSSTAIVLRLLQERAELDSPHGRAALATLIYQDIAVVPVMLLAPLLAGAATGTGLTQAGSLLLRVAGVGTFSYAAYKWIVPWILERITRTRSPEAFLLGVVLLCIGIALLTQALGLSLALGAFLAGLIISESEYSNQAVAVMLPFRDVFLSLFFVSTGMLLDIQYLLAHPLLLGLLTLGVLVVKPLLATAAALALGLPLRPAVQSGLALGQVGEFSLVAAKAGVVAGLLLPDHFQAVLNLAVITMLLTPLLIAAGPPSAVWLARTPLARLARRGVADVASGTDHPQVGHVLIVGFGVTGRNVARTARLADLPYLILEINAGILREAAAQGEPIHYGDATQESILRHVDADKARAVVVLINDPAGTRRIVELARRIAPDAYLLVRSRTLREVEPLIALGADEVIADELEVSIEVFSRVLARMLVPREDIKRLIGEVRGDWRRMARSFAKDATVVPVSRIHIPDLSTHSLRLGADSPLVGRTIATSGLRPQHGVTVLAITRAGHTLGNPHSDEPLLPGDVLFVISPLDWDPATVS; encoded by the coding sequence ATGCCCGCCCTGCTGCCCGACATCGTGATCATCTTCGCGCTGGCGGTGGTGGCTGCCCTGGCCTGCCACCGGCTGCGCCTGCCCATGCCCATCGGCCTGCTGCTGGTGGGCGTGCTGGCCGGTCCCGACGCCCTCGGCCTGGTGCGCGGCGTGCACGAGATCGAGCTGCTCTCCGAGATCGGCGTCGTCCTTCTCCTCTTTGTCATCGGCCTCGAGTTCTCCCTCGCCGACCTGGCCCAGCTCAAGCGCCACTTCCTGGTGGGCGGCTCGGTCCAGTTCTTCGGGACGGCGGGCCTCGTGGGCGCCGGCCTCCTGCTGGCTGGGGTCACCCCGCCCCAGGGACTCTACCTGGGCTTCGTCATCGCCCTCTCCAGCACGGCCATTGTGCTGCGCCTGCTGCAGGAGCGCGCGGAGCTGGATTCGCCCCACGGCCGCGCCGCCCTGGCCACCCTCATCTACCAGGACATCGCCGTGGTGCCGGTCATGCTGCTGGCGCCGCTGCTGGCAGGCGCCGCCACCGGGACCGGCCTGACCCAGGCGGGGAGCCTGCTCCTGCGGGTGGCGGGCGTGGGCACCTTCTCCTACGCGGCCTACAAGTGGATCGTGCCGTGGATCCTGGAGCGCATCACCCGCACGCGCAGCCCCGAGGCCTTCCTCCTGGGCGTCGTCCTCCTCTGCATCGGCATCGCCCTCCTCACCCAGGCCCTGGGCTTGTCCCTGGCCCTGGGCGCCTTCCTGGCCGGGCTGATCATCTCGGAGTCGGAGTACTCCAACCAGGCCGTGGCCGTCATGCTGCCCTTCCGCGACGTCTTCCTCAGCCTCTTCTTCGTCTCCACCGGCATGCTGCTGGACATCCAATACCTGCTGGCACACCCGCTGCTGCTGGGCCTGCTCACCCTTGGCGTGCTGGTGGTGAAGCCACTGCTGGCCACCGCCGCGGCCCTGGCCCTGGGCCTGCCCCTGCGCCCCGCCGTGCAGTCCGGTCTGGCCCTGGGACAGGTGGGGGAGTTCTCCCTGGTGGCGGCCAAGGCGGGCGTGGTGGCCGGCCTGCTTCTGCCCGACCACTTTCAGGCCGTGCTCAATCTGGCGGTGATCACCATGCTGCTGACGCCGCTCCTGATCGCCGCCGGACCACCCAGCGCCGTCTGGCTGGCCCGCACACCCCTGGCCCGCCTGGCGCGGCGGGGTGTGGCGGATGTCGCGTCCGGGACCGACCACCCGCAGGTCGGCCACGTGCTCATCGTCGGTTTCGGCGTGACCGGGCGCAACGTGGCTCGAACCGCCCGCCTGGCCGACCTGCCCTACCTCATCCTCGAGATCAACGCCGGCATCCTGCGCGAGGCGGCCGCCCAGGGCGAGCCCATCCACTACGGGGACGCCACCCAGGAGTCCATCCTGCGCCACGTGGACGCCGACAAGGCCCGCGCCGTCGTCGTCCTCATCAACGATCCGGCCGGCACGCGGCGCATAGTGGAATTGGCGCGGCGCATCGCCCCGGACGCCTACCTGCTGGTGCGCAGCCGCACCCTGCGGGAGGTGGAGCCTCTCATCGCGCTGGGCGCCGACGAAGTCATCGCCGACGAGCTGGAGGTCTCCATCGAAGTCTTCTCCCGCGTCCTGGCCCGCATGCTGGTGCCGCGGGAGGACATCAAGCGCCTCATCGGCGAGGTGCGGGGCGACTGGCGGCGCATGGCGCGCAGCTTCGCCAAGGACGCCACCGTGGTGCCCGTCTCGCGCATCCACATCCCCGACCTCAGCACCCACAGCCTGCGCCTGGGGGCGGACTCCCCCCTGGTCGGGCGCACCATCGCCACCAGCGGCCTGCGGCCACAGCACGGGGTGACGGTGCTGGCCATCACCCGCGCCGGCCATACCCTGGGCAACCCCCACAGCGACGAACCCTTGCTGCCCGGCGACGTGCTCTTCGTGATCAGTCCGCTGGATTGGGATCCGGCCACAGTAAGCTAA
- a CDS encoding DUF190 domain-containing protein, protein MTLEGRALKVTVFFGESDRWRHQPLHTALVELLRREGCAGATVLRGVEGFGQASRIHSAHILRLSEDLPMVLVFVDRAERVETLLPVIEGMLDGGLMTVEELHVRHYASGRAGGASA, encoded by the coding sequence ATGACCTTGGAAGGACGCGCGCTCAAGGTGACAGTCTTCTTCGGGGAATCGGACCGCTGGCGGCACCAGCCGCTGCACACGGCCCTGGTGGAGCTGCTGCGTCGCGAGGGCTGCGCCGGCGCCACCGTGCTGCGCGGTGTGGAGGGCTTCGGCCAGGCCAGCCGCATCCACAGCGCGCACATCCTGCGCCTCTCCGAGGACCTGCCCATGGTGCTTGTCTTCGTGGACCGGGCCGAGCGGGTGGAAACCCTGCTGCCTGTCATCGAGGGCATGCTGGACGGCGGCCTGATGACGGTGGAGGAGCTCCACGTGCGGCACTACGCGAGTGGACGCGCCGGTGGGGCAAGTGCTTGA